In a single window of the Caproicibacterium sp. BJN0003 genome:
- a CDS encoding energy-coupling factor transporter ATPase — MSFITVDNVRFSYGEEAGEPEVLKGISLSVERGEFLALLGHNGSGKSTMAKLFNAMLLPLSGTVTVDGMDTREDDKKFEIRRKVGLVQQNPDNQLVASIVEEDVAFGPENLGLPPKVIRERVDRALKAVEMYDYRTHAPYKLSGGQKQRVAIAGIIAMEPDCIVLDEPTAMLDPRGRQEVMDTIHKLNEEDGITIILITHYMDEAVQAGRVIVMDSGEVLTEGTPEQVFSQVELLKKHRLDVPQATELNFRLRGAGCPMPKCALSIEDCVAAIEPLLKKKKEAL, encoded by the coding sequence ATGAGCTTTATCACAGTAGACAATGTCCGCTTTTCCTATGGAGAAGAGGCAGGTGAGCCCGAGGTACTCAAAGGGATTTCCCTTTCTGTGGAACGTGGTGAGTTTTTAGCGCTTTTGGGGCATAACGGTTCCGGGAAAAGCACGATGGCAAAGCTTTTTAATGCAATGCTGCTGCCTCTTTCCGGTACTGTGACCGTAGATGGCATGGATACCAGAGAGGACGATAAAAAATTTGAGATTCGTCGCAAAGTAGGCCTTGTTCAGCAGAATCCGGACAACCAGTTGGTTGCATCGATTGTAGAAGAAGATGTAGCATTTGGACCGGAAAATTTAGGACTTCCTCCGAAAGTGATTCGTGAGCGCGTGGATCGTGCGCTCAAAGCGGTAGAAATGTACGATTATCGTACGCATGCGCCGTATAAGCTTTCCGGTGGACAGAAACAGCGAGTCGCGATTGCTGGAATCATTGCAATGGAGCCGGATTGTATTGTATTGGACGAGCCTACTGCTATGCTGGACCCCCGCGGTCGGCAGGAAGTCATGGATACCATTCATAAGCTGAATGAAGAAGATGGGATTACCATTATTCTCATTACGCATTATATGGATGAAGCGGTGCAGGCCGGTCGTGTGATCGTGATGGACAGCGGTGAGGTCTTGACGGAAGGTACGCCGGAACAGGTTTTTTCACAAGTAGAACTTTTAAAAAAACATCGGCTCGATGTACCGCAGGCTACCGAATTAAACTTTCGGCTGCGCGGAGCGGGCTGCCCGATGCCGAAGTGTGCTCTTTCGATTGAAGATTGTGTGGCGGCCATTGAACCGCTGCTCAAAAAGAAAAAGGAGGCTCTCTGA
- a CDS encoding energy-coupling factor transporter ATPase — protein sequence MALLEVKNLSVVYGKGTPFEKAAVQNVNFSIEAGEFIGVIGHTGSGKSTLIQTLNGLIKPTDGQVLLEDRDIWAEPKKIRAVRFKVGMVFQYPENQLFEETVLKDISFGPGNMGLTAGEIETRARNAAKFVGLPDALLEKSPFELSGGEKRRVAIAGVIAMDPDVLILDEPTAGLDPAGRDVLLSQLLSYHAQRHNTILLVSHSMEDVARVADRVLVMNDSHLEMLDKTANVFAQDQRLEQIGLKVPQITKIMSILKSDGYPVETVLTMEQAVTQLLSLVNKGGAAV from the coding sequence ATGGCATTACTGGAAGTGAAAAATCTTTCTGTGGTTTATGGCAAAGGAACTCCTTTTGAAAAAGCTGCTGTGCAGAATGTGAACTTTTCGATTGAGGCCGGCGAATTTATCGGAGTGATCGGACACACCGGCAGCGGAAAAAGTACGCTGATTCAGACTTTGAATGGGTTAATCAAGCCAACGGACGGACAGGTTTTGCTGGAAGACCGTGATATCTGGGCAGAACCCAAAAAGATTCGCGCTGTGCGGTTTAAAGTTGGGATGGTGTTTCAATATCCGGAAAATCAGCTGTTTGAAGAAACGGTACTCAAAGATATCAGCTTTGGTCCTGGAAATATGGGCTTGACAGCTGGAGAAATTGAAACGCGTGCACGCAATGCCGCAAAATTTGTCGGTCTTCCGGATGCACTTTTGGAGAAGAGCCCCTTTGAACTTTCCGGAGGTGAAAAACGTCGGGTTGCAATCGCTGGTGTGATTGCTATGGACCCCGATGTTTTGATTTTGGATGAACCAACGGCGGGATTGGATCCCGCTGGCAGAGATGTGCTTTTGAGTCAGCTTTTAAGCTATCATGCACAGCGCCATAATACAATTCTGCTTGTTTCTCATAGTATGGAAGATGTGGCACGGGTTGCCGACCGGGTTCTCGTCATGAACGATTCTCATTTGGAAATGTTGGATAAAACAGCTAATGTTTTTGCGCAGGATCAACGGTTGGAACAAATTGGACTAAAGGTGCCGCAGATTACGAAGATTATGTCGATTCTCAAATCCGACGGATATCCGGTAGAGACTGTTTTAACAATGGAGCAGGCAGTTACTCAGCTCCTTTCTTTGGTCAATAAAGGAGGTGCTGCCGTATGA